The proteins below are encoded in one region of Oreochromis niloticus isolate F11D_XX linkage group LG6, O_niloticus_UMD_NMBU, whole genome shotgun sequence:
- the LOC102077859 gene encoding uncharacterized protein LOC102077859: MTYREPNSSNCRQTFGVKKLHNQILGNNLNNVQFAIVLNGKDMTEFNSVNRGKSVEIVSLLQPDKMLEEMGTLDCRHLKLPLLTLENLGKVITPYVKDVSQDQWASLADGDPGSKVVILLSSMCHAVIEEISALVLEVVEPQVLAKGHNHASGDKVSLQDGCSCCRVTENNIQASFRNTLHHCFGEALSMAQGKSYNSDILVKLFSAEITKKVNTSLARITGPAPTPKTHDSVTGMSIIQMVYNVTEIFECILNISRKITDRASDSMTCSDSNCKQICCLDVEEEEDAEIPQISDCSLENSLCMDNLSPPPTPELPKYSETFVPSALILAYQENSSPSLESPDCPVNMTFLTVLLAKLVDHIASKTRRSILNVDLVALLGGVTMRAEKELDSIPPPSVENLHIPIYKKLCKVFGSKYLLQAAMESGDEAFEIAVSEVLVSQLQKSLVRSKNSGTIWRVVKDGKLSPVREIPTPESPTEESNEPKIPLPSNTSPASTLKKSTGWFSRLFNTLNRALDSDIHRLDYTVTNPPVWTNPVL; the protein is encoded by the exons ATGACGTATCGAGAACCCAACAGTTCAAACTGTAGACAAACTTTCGGCGTGAAGAAGCTTCATAATCAGATACTCGGAAATAATTTGAACAACGTGCAGTTTGCAATTGTGCTAAACGGTAAAGACATGACAGAATTTAATTCAGTGAACAGAGGGAAATCTGTGGAAATCGTTTCGTTGCTTCAACCggataag ATGTTGGAGGAAATGGGAACACTGGATTGCAGGCATTTGAAACTGCCTCTTCTGACCCTGGAAAATCTTGGAAAAGTCATCACCCCCTATGTGAAAGATGTTTCACAGGA tCAGTGGGCGTCTTTAGCCGATGGTGACCCTGGATCAAAAGTTGTCATTCTCTTGTCCAGCATGTGCCATGCGGTTATAGAAGAAATAAGCGCCTTGGTCCTGGAGGTTGTAGAACCTCAGGTTCTTGCCAAGGGGCACAATCATGCAAGTGGAGATAAGGTAAGTTTGCAGGATGGGTGCAGCTGCTGCAGAGTAACAGAAAATAATATTCAAGCCAGCTTCAGAAACACCCTTCATCACTGTTTTGGTGAAGCCCTATCCATGGCACAAGGTAAGTCCTACAACTCGGATATATTAGTaaagctgttttcagcagaaattactaaaaaagtcaacacgtcgCTGGCTCGTATCACAGGGCCAGCTCCTACCCCAAAAACTCATGACTCAGTGACAGGTATGAGCATTATACAAATGGTGTATAATGTGACTGAGATTTTTGAATGCATCTTGAATATCAGCCGAAAAATCACAGACAGGGCATCTGACAGCATGACATGCTCAGACTCTAATTGCAAGCAGATTTGCTGTCTagatgtggaggaggaggaagatgcaGAAATCCCACAAATAAGTGACTGTTCCTTAGAGAATTCACTGTGCATGGATAATCTGAGTCCTCCTCCAACTCCAGAGCTCCCTAAGTATTCAGAAACATTTGTCCCTTCAGCATTGATTTTAGCCTACCAGGAGAATTCTTCACCAAGTCTGGAGTCTCCTGACTGTCCAGTCAACATGACCTTTCTTACTGTGCTTCTTGCTAAGTTAGTCGACCATATTGCATCAAAAACCAGAAGATCCATACTAAACGTGGACCTGGTTGCATTATTGGGTGGTGTAACAATGAGGGCTGAAAAAGAACTGGATTCCATTCCCCCACCAAGTGTTGAAAACCTGCACATCCCCATCTATAAAAAGCTGTGCAAGGTGTTTGGATCCAAatacttgttgcaggctgccaTGGAATCTGGTGACGAAGCATTTGAGATTGCTGTTTCAGAGGTTTTAGTGTCACAGCTCCAGAAATCTTTAGTAAGGTCAAAGAATTCTGGGACCATATGGAGAGTTGTCAAGGATGGTAAACTTTCTCCAGTGCGTGAGATTCCAACACCAGAGTCCCCCACTGAAGAAAGTAATGAACCAAAAATACCCCTGCCTTCAAACACATCACCGGCCAGTACTCTCAAGAAGAGTACTGGCTGGTTTTCTCGTCTGTTCAACACGCTCAATAGAGCCCTGGACAGTGACATTCACAGACTTGACTATACAGTGACAAACCCACCCGTCTGGACAAACCCTGTTCTGTAA